In Thermococcus sp., the genomic window CACGGTGTGGAACTCGCCGAACTCCCCAACTGGGTCAACGTGGGGGTAGGCCTCCAAAAAGCCCTCAAGGTCGTCCTTCGAACGGAAGGTGTAGCCCAGGGCTTTATGGGGGAGCTTTTCCCGGTCAACCGCTATTATCGCCCACTCGAAGCCATCTTTGAGCATGTTCTCGGCCAGTCCAAGGGTGTTTCTTCCCCATATGGGCTCAAGGGCGTCGATCCCGGCTTTTTCTGCAAGCCCTTCGACCCATTTCCTGTGATCTTCGAGAAGAACGTCCCCGGCTATCAGGTAATCGACGCCGAGAGAGCCTATAAACTCCGCCAAAGCCCCGCTCCCACTACCCATATCAAAGGTGAGTAACTCTTTCCCCGTCGCTTCGGCGAGCGTCTTCAGGGGCCCGAGGTTCTCCCAGTGCGGAGAGAGCCCTATCGTAGTTTTGAGAGCCAGGAGGTATGGGACATCTATTCCACTCTCCTCTGCCAGGTGGAGCGCATAGAGACCATCCTTGCCGCCCGAGAAAAACGCGATACCCTTTTCTCCCAACCAAACCACCAAAGCTATAAACCCCCTGGACTTTTTATCCATTATGCTCCTGAGGTTCGAGAGGCTTGAGAGAATCGGGGAGGTCTACGTCAACCCGGCGAACCTGAGGGTCCGTCCCCTGCTCCTGAGGGACTGGAGGGACTTTTTAAGCTTGGACGAGAGGACGTACGGGGTCTACGCGAGGACGATATACAACCCAAGAGAGCGCTTC contains:
- a CDS encoding ATP pyrophosphatase, which produces MGEKGIAFFSGGKDGLYALHLAEESGIDVPYLLALKTTIGLSPHWENLGPLKTLAEATGKELLTFDMGSGSGALAEFIGSLGVDYLIAGDVLLEDHRKWVEGLAEKAGIDALEPIWGRNTLGLAENMLKDGFEWAIIAVDREKLPHKALGYTFRSKDDLEGFLEAYPHVDPVGEFGEFHTVVLASPLFEERFELEINSVEEGDRYNWLRFGLVRA